From a single Rutidosis leptorrhynchoides isolate AG116_Rl617_1_P2 chromosome 5, CSIRO_AGI_Rlap_v1, whole genome shotgun sequence genomic region:
- the LOC139850190 gene encoding LIM domain-containing protein WLIM2b-like: MAFSGTIQKCRACDKTVHFVEMISADGIPYHKICFRCVQCNGKLVMSSYFQLEGSLYCKPHFDQKFKEMGGISRIPSANKTSEMGKTPSKLASKLSSMFSGTQDKCAVCHKTVYPLEKVTVEGEFYHKQCFKCAQGGCKLTPSNYAALDGNLFCKPHFAQLFKEKGSYSHLTKTASMKKNSESLEKIVDEVTSEEVAEPEEASKDK, translated from the exons ATGGCATTTAGTGGGACGATACAAAAATGCAGGGCATGCGATAAAACTGTTCATTTTGTTGAAATGATTTCTGCTGATGGAATCCCTTATCACAAAATATGTTTTAGATGTGTCCAATGCAATGGGAAACTTGTA ATGAGTAGCTACTTTCAGTTAGAAGGATCACTCTATTGCAAGCCTCATTTTGATCAGAAGTTTAAAGAAATGGGAGGCATCTCTAGAATACCAT CCGCGAACAAAACAAGTGAAATG GGTAAAACTCCTAGCAAACTTGCTAGCAAACTCTCTTCAATGTTTTCTGGAACTCAAGATAAATGTGCAGTTTGTCACAAAACTGTATATCCACTAGAAAAG GTAACGGTGGAGGGAGAGTTTTACCATAAGCAATGCTTTAAATGCGCTCAAGGAGGTTGCAAACTCACACCATCTAATTACGCGGCTTTAGATGGTAATTTATTTTGCAAACCACATTTCGCTCAATTATTTAAAGAGAAAGGTAGTTATTCTCATCTCACAAAAACGGCCTCAATGAAAAAGAACTCTGAATCCCTTGAAAAGATAGTGGACGAAGTGACCTCCGAAGAGGTTGCTGAACCAGAAGAAGCATCCAAAGATAAGTAA
- the LOC139847089 gene encoding ubiquitin-like domain-containing protein CIP73 isoform X1: protein MLLKWMQIYRVQYSMANENVSTSNVVAESSESIVDIRIKTLDSQLYDFHVDKNMLVSAFKEKIATDVGLPVRQQRLIFRGKVLKDEHRLSEYHVESGDTLHLVARQPSESQSSSGTTTANGSNAGHDANGAGARPRVGRVSHSVVLGSFGSGDHNDGGSHDINRVIGAVLNSIGIGGHNSMGGNGGPSPNVQFNIPMHPGQENEPGVNVNSQGQYARSSPQVIAIPTLATPIPDSLHTLSEFMNGMEQALSSTGYQPNQPANSNERNPPVELPVGARGVPLPSTLAIVMRHAQRLLSGPAIDSLSHAAGRLEEEESCTDPTIRAQVQSEAMQSGLAMQHLGTLLLELGRTMLTLRIGQSHAESSVYAGPAVYISPSGPNPIMVQPFPLQTNSIFGGQAINVNSHAFGPVGIGSVPRHINVHIHAGNGQRGTNVESNQGEHANGASNVPTASAEVNLQTRGVDDSTSSENQASAGQPEGDLSKTEVHSDTEDSGNVTSGTSVMNTNDVEGASSSTPTTDNSGNASSVPLGLGLGGLQPKRRSRQTKPESTNNSVPPVNAPPTSTAHSRSNPADSQVDPATIMNQVIASPALDGLLSGVSSQTGIGSPDVLRNMLGQLTQNPAMMNTVNQIAQQMDGNQDLSNMFSGMGGSRGGGGGGFDLASMVQQMMPMVAQAFGGGGGSGSNMFQQPPSTDREPQPTSVNDTSNDPQVNIQDLVDKIEHHESGEEVFSSVVEAAARLNNNDGDADGLSEICFEEDLTHEFMGMLKRDVSRRVEEEGE, encoded by the exons ATGCTTCTCAAATGGATGCAAATATATCGT gtTCAATATTCGATGGCTAATGAAAATGTGAGCACAAGTAATGTTGTTGCTGAAAGCTCTGAGTCAATAGTGGATATTCGTATTAAGACACTCGATTCACAGTTGTACGACTTTCATGTTGACAAAAAT ATGCTAGTTTCTGCATTTAAGGAGAAAATAGCCACTGATGTTGGCCTTCCAGTTCGACAACAACGATTGATCTTTAGGGGCAAGGTTTTAAAGGATGAACATCGTCTTTCAGAATATC ACGTTGAAAGCGGGGACACATTGCATCTTGTGGCCAGACAGCCTTCTGAATCACAATCTTCAAGTGGGACCACAACCGCAAATGGTAGTAACGCAG GACACGATGCTAATGGTGCGGGTGCACGTCCTCGTGTCGGCCGTGTTTCACATAGCGTAGTACTTGGGTCCTTCGGTAGTGGGGACCATAATGATGGCGGCTCTCATGACATTAATCGG GTTATTGGGGCTGTTCTGAATTCTATCGGGATCGGTGGCCATAACTCCATGGGAGGTAACGGTGGACCATCGCCAAATGTGCAG TTCAACATTCCTATGCACCCTGGTCAAGAGAATGAACCTGGAGTCAATGTCAACAGTCAAGGTCAATATGCTCGGTCTTCCCCTCAAGTTATAGCTATACCAACACTTGCTACG CCAATTCCCGACTCGTTACACACACTTTCTGAGTTCATGAATGGCATGGAGCAGGCATTGTCATCAACGG ggTATCAACCAAATCAGCCTGCAAACAGTAATGAACGAAATCCACCTGTAGAGTTACCTGTGGGTGCTCGTGGTGTACCGTTACCTTCAACTCTTGCGATTGTTATGCGACATGCACAACGGCTTCTTAGTGGGCCCGCTATCGATTCTCTATCT CATGCTGCAGGGCGTCTAGAAGAAGAGGAGAGTTGCACGGACCCCACAATAAGAGCCCAAGTTCAATCAGAAGCCATGCAATCTGGGCTTGCTATGCAACATTTAGGCACTCTTTTACTTGAACTTGGCCGTACAATGTTGACTTTGCGTATTGGACAGTCTCAC GCTGAATCTTCCGTATACGCTGGACCCGCTGTTTATATTTCTCCATCTGGGCCTAATCCTATAATGGTccag CCTTTCCCTCTGCAAACTAATTCAATATTTGGTGGTCAAGCTATTAACGTTAATTCACATGCTTTTGGTCCTGTTGGCATTGGTTCCGTTCCAAGACACATTAATGTTCATATCCACGCGg GAAACGGTCAAAGGGGAACTAATGTTGAGTCAAATCAAGGAGAACATGCTAATGGAGCATCGAATGTTCCTACAG CTTCAGCTGAAGTTAATTTGCAAACTAGAGGGGTTGATGATAGTACAAGTAGTGAAAATCAGGCTTCTGCAG GCCAACCAGAAGGAGATTTGTCTAAAACTGAGGTCCATTCG GATACAGAGGATTCGGGAAACGTTACATCTGGTACTAGTGTAATGAACACAAATGATGTGGAAGGTGCTTCGTCATCAACTCCTACAACTGATAACTCGGGAAACGCGTCGTCTGTTCCTCTTGGACTTGGTTTAGGAGGGTTGCAACCCAAG AGGCGAAGTCGGCAAACAAAACCAGAATCCACTAATAATAGCGTGCCACCTGTCAACGCACCTCCTACTTCTACCGCTCATAGTAGGTCTAATCCTGCTGATAGCCAGGTGGATCCCGCTACAATAATGAACCAAGTTATCGCGAGTCCCGCTCTCGATGGCTTATTATCTGGAGTTTCAAGTCAAACGGGTATCGGGTCGCCTGATGTCTTGAGGAATATGTTGGGTCAACTAACTCAGAACCCTGCAATGATGAATACGGTCAATCAAATTGCTCAACAAATGGATGGTAATCAGGATTTGAGTAACATGTTTTCTGGAATGGGTGGGTCCCGTGGCGGCGGCGGTGGCGGTTTTGATCTGGCTAGTATGGTTCAACAAATGATGCCCATGGTTGCACAAGCattcggtggtggtggtggttctgGTTCAAATATGTTTCAGCAACCACCTTCCACGGACCGTGAACCTCAACCTACAAGTGTTAACGATACTTCAAATGATCCTCAG gtGAATATTCAAGATTTGGTCGATAAGATTGAACACCATGAATCAGGTGAAGAGGTGTTTTCTTCTGTAGTTGAAGCTGCTGCTCGCTTGAACAACAATGATGGTGATGCGGATGGTCTTTCTGAGATATGTTTTGAAGAGGATCTTACTCAT GAATTTATGGGAATGTTGAAGCGGGATGTTTCACGACGGGTTGAAGAAGAAGGTGAATGA
- the LOC139847089 gene encoding ubiquitin-like domain-containing protein CIP73 isoform X2, with protein sequence MANENVSTSNVVAESSESIVDIRIKTLDSQLYDFHVDKNMLVSAFKEKIATDVGLPVRQQRLIFRGKVLKDEHRLSEYHVESGDTLHLVARQPSESQSSSGTTTANGSNAGHDANGAGARPRVGRVSHSVVLGSFGSGDHNDGGSHDINRVIGAVLNSIGIGGHNSMGGNGGPSPNVQFNIPMHPGQENEPGVNVNSQGQYARSSPQVIAIPTLATPIPDSLHTLSEFMNGMEQALSSTGYQPNQPANSNERNPPVELPVGARGVPLPSTLAIVMRHAQRLLSGPAIDSLSHAAGRLEEEESCTDPTIRAQVQSEAMQSGLAMQHLGTLLLELGRTMLTLRIGQSHAESSVYAGPAVYISPSGPNPIMVQPFPLQTNSIFGGQAINVNSHAFGPVGIGSVPRHINVHIHAGNGQRGTNVESNQGEHANGASNVPTASAEVNLQTRGVDDSTSSENQASAGQPEGDLSKTEVHSDTEDSGNVTSGTSVMNTNDVEGASSSTPTTDNSGNASSVPLGLGLGGLQPKRRSRQTKPESTNNSVPPVNAPPTSTAHSRSNPADSQVDPATIMNQVIASPALDGLLSGVSSQTGIGSPDVLRNMLGQLTQNPAMMNTVNQIAQQMDGNQDLSNMFSGMGGSRGGGGGGFDLASMVQQMMPMVAQAFGGGGGSGSNMFQQPPSTDREPQPTSVNDTSNDPQVNIQDLVDKIEHHESGEEVFSSVVEAAARLNNNDGDADGLSEICFEEDLTHEFMGMLKRDVSRRVEEEGE encoded by the exons ATGGCTAATGAAAATGTGAGCACAAGTAATGTTGTTGCTGAAAGCTCTGAGTCAATAGTGGATATTCGTATTAAGACACTCGATTCACAGTTGTACGACTTTCATGTTGACAAAAAT ATGCTAGTTTCTGCATTTAAGGAGAAAATAGCCACTGATGTTGGCCTTCCAGTTCGACAACAACGATTGATCTTTAGGGGCAAGGTTTTAAAGGATGAACATCGTCTTTCAGAATATC ACGTTGAAAGCGGGGACACATTGCATCTTGTGGCCAGACAGCCTTCTGAATCACAATCTTCAAGTGGGACCACAACCGCAAATGGTAGTAACGCAG GACACGATGCTAATGGTGCGGGTGCACGTCCTCGTGTCGGCCGTGTTTCACATAGCGTAGTACTTGGGTCCTTCGGTAGTGGGGACCATAATGATGGCGGCTCTCATGACATTAATCGG GTTATTGGGGCTGTTCTGAATTCTATCGGGATCGGTGGCCATAACTCCATGGGAGGTAACGGTGGACCATCGCCAAATGTGCAG TTCAACATTCCTATGCACCCTGGTCAAGAGAATGAACCTGGAGTCAATGTCAACAGTCAAGGTCAATATGCTCGGTCTTCCCCTCAAGTTATAGCTATACCAACACTTGCTACG CCAATTCCCGACTCGTTACACACACTTTCTGAGTTCATGAATGGCATGGAGCAGGCATTGTCATCAACGG ggTATCAACCAAATCAGCCTGCAAACAGTAATGAACGAAATCCACCTGTAGAGTTACCTGTGGGTGCTCGTGGTGTACCGTTACCTTCAACTCTTGCGATTGTTATGCGACATGCACAACGGCTTCTTAGTGGGCCCGCTATCGATTCTCTATCT CATGCTGCAGGGCGTCTAGAAGAAGAGGAGAGTTGCACGGACCCCACAATAAGAGCCCAAGTTCAATCAGAAGCCATGCAATCTGGGCTTGCTATGCAACATTTAGGCACTCTTTTACTTGAACTTGGCCGTACAATGTTGACTTTGCGTATTGGACAGTCTCAC GCTGAATCTTCCGTATACGCTGGACCCGCTGTTTATATTTCTCCATCTGGGCCTAATCCTATAATGGTccag CCTTTCCCTCTGCAAACTAATTCAATATTTGGTGGTCAAGCTATTAACGTTAATTCACATGCTTTTGGTCCTGTTGGCATTGGTTCCGTTCCAAGACACATTAATGTTCATATCCACGCGg GAAACGGTCAAAGGGGAACTAATGTTGAGTCAAATCAAGGAGAACATGCTAATGGAGCATCGAATGTTCCTACAG CTTCAGCTGAAGTTAATTTGCAAACTAGAGGGGTTGATGATAGTACAAGTAGTGAAAATCAGGCTTCTGCAG GCCAACCAGAAGGAGATTTGTCTAAAACTGAGGTCCATTCG GATACAGAGGATTCGGGAAACGTTACATCTGGTACTAGTGTAATGAACACAAATGATGTGGAAGGTGCTTCGTCATCAACTCCTACAACTGATAACTCGGGAAACGCGTCGTCTGTTCCTCTTGGACTTGGTTTAGGAGGGTTGCAACCCAAG AGGCGAAGTCGGCAAACAAAACCAGAATCCACTAATAATAGCGTGCCACCTGTCAACGCACCTCCTACTTCTACCGCTCATAGTAGGTCTAATCCTGCTGATAGCCAGGTGGATCCCGCTACAATAATGAACCAAGTTATCGCGAGTCCCGCTCTCGATGGCTTATTATCTGGAGTTTCAAGTCAAACGGGTATCGGGTCGCCTGATGTCTTGAGGAATATGTTGGGTCAACTAACTCAGAACCCTGCAATGATGAATACGGTCAATCAAATTGCTCAACAAATGGATGGTAATCAGGATTTGAGTAACATGTTTTCTGGAATGGGTGGGTCCCGTGGCGGCGGCGGTGGCGGTTTTGATCTGGCTAGTATGGTTCAACAAATGATGCCCATGGTTGCACAAGCattcggtggtggtggtggttctgGTTCAAATATGTTTCAGCAACCACCTTCCACGGACCGTGAACCTCAACCTACAAGTGTTAACGATACTTCAAATGATCCTCAG gtGAATATTCAAGATTTGGTCGATAAGATTGAACACCATGAATCAGGTGAAGAGGTGTTTTCTTCTGTAGTTGAAGCTGCTGCTCGCTTGAACAACAATGATGGTGATGCGGATGGTCTTTCTGAGATATGTTTTGAAGAGGATCTTACTCAT GAATTTATGGGAATGTTGAAGCGGGATGTTTCACGACGGGTTGAAGAAGAAGGTGAATGA